The Deinococcota bacterium genome contains a region encoding:
- a CDS encoding DUF6483 family protein → AEDVLFSLLEAAPDELLLEQGRSFYRTLLSLDDDSLEAGGLPRDEVEEGLGELERRAQG, encoded by the coding sequence GCGGAGGACGTGCTCTTCAGCCTGCTCGAGGCCGCGCCGGACGAGCTTTTGCTCGAGCAGGGCAGGAGCTTTTACCGGACGCTCCTGAGCCTGGACGACGACAGCCTCGAGGCGGGTGGCCTGCCTCGTGACGAGGTCGAGGAAGGCTTAGGGGAACTCGAGCGCCGCGCCCAGGGCTAG